The Obesumbacterium proteus DNA window ATACACCTACGATGCGACTTCCGATAAAGCATTATCGACCACGCATATTGAATATCAGTATGACGATTTAAACCTGCTGGCGGTGCACCATGCCCTGCTGCAAAGCGGTCTTGAGCCGTGTGAAGTTGACGTGGTGGTGACGCTGCCGATTACCCAGTTCTATAACCCAGATGACTGCCAGCGCAACGAAGATAAAATTGAAGCCAAGCGTCGCAACCTGATGCGCGAAATCTCGCTGAACAAAGGCGAGCTGTTCAAAATCGTTGGCGTTGAGGTGATGCCTGAAAGTTTGCCTGCGGTGCTTTCGCATTTACTGAATTCTGAAACCAGCGAATTCACCCGCTCTTTAGTGGTCGACTGCGGCGGTACAACGTTGGATATGGGCGTCATCGTTGGTGAATTTGACGATGTGTCTGCGATTTACGGCAACAACGAAATCGGTGTGGCGATGGTGACGGATGCTATTCGTAAAGCGCTGGCTTCTGCCGACAGCGATTCAAGCTATTTGGTGGCGAATGAGCTGATTAAACGCCGTCACGATATGGCTTTCGTGCGTAGCGTGGTGAATGACGAAACACGTATTCCAGATATCTTGCAGCGCATTGAAACCAAGATTCGTGAGCTAGGCGATCAGGTGGCCTATGAAGCGAAGAAGTTTGCTAAAAACCCGAACCGCGTTTATCTGGTGGGCGGCGGTGCCACGCTGGTGGAGAATGCGATCCGTGAAGCCTATTCCACGCTGGGCGATCGCATTATCACTATTGATAACCCGCAGAGCGCGCTGTCGCGTGAAATTTGCCTGTATCACTCAGAGGCTGGGGCCGATGCACTGGCAGAGCCTTTGATGCTTGAGGTAGAGGAAAATGAGTAAAGGGCAGACGAGCCGAGTTAACTTCTCGCTTTATCTCAGCCCCGCTCAGTCTCAGGCCGATTTACGTACCATGACGGTGTTGCAACAGCTGCACCGTCAGCTAAAACAGAGCGGTAGCGATCGCAATGATGTGAATATGGAAACCCGTACTTTTCATCGCAATGTGTATCTGGCGGGCTTACAGCTGCATCAGCTCAACCCACAGCTCTGTCATCATGTGGCAGAATCGATTGGCCGTGAACACCTAACGCTGCCCGAACTGGCTGAAGAACTGGTGCGCTGCGAGCTTTTACCGGTAGAAATTCCGGCGGCGCCTTCAGCGCAACATACTGATTTCTCGGCACAGCAGTTAGAGCAACTGCGTCAGGTGTTTGAACAGTCGATCCCTGAAGTCAAAACCGTTGAGTCAGCGCCTTCCGCGGTGAGTGAAACGATACAAACCGAAGGGATTAGCGCTGAGCAACAGGCTGAGTTTACGCATCTGCGCAGCGAGCTTGCGCGGATGAGCAAACTGCTGGAACAGCAAAATTTACAGCTCCAGCAGCTGCGCCTTAGCCAGCGAGCACCAGCATCCGTAGAGCCAATCCGTAACGGCAACGCGGAAGAGGTCGATCTGGCTGATATCGCACCACCGACCGAAAAAATGAAAAAAATCCGTCAGAAAGGGATTTTTTAGGTTGGAGATTTGACCCGATATTCATGAATAAAAAGCCACGTTTAACGTGGCTTTTTTTACACATATTGATACCGACCGAATCGCATTAGAAAAACAGGTCTGGCCTAACGTTAAAGCGCTTGGAGAGTGCTTTGATATGCTCAATGGTTAATGAGCGTTTGCCGGATAAAATCATGCTGACGAGGCTTTTCGAACCGATTTCAGAGGCTAAATCTGAGTAGGAAAGCTGATGTTGTTCGATGAGAACCCGTAGCGCAGCCACGCCAGTAGGCATATCAGTCACGGCCTGATTGAAGGCTTTAAATCGCTCATTGTTATCTTCATATTCAGCAATTTTTAACGCCAGAAAATCTATTAGCGGGCTTTCGTCATCGTGCTCGATAAGATAATCAACCATAGCGAGCGCATCGCGATAGGCCTCCTCAGACGTATTACCGCCTAAAAAAGGCACGGCATCGGCCAATACTTTTGCGGCCTCTAGCGCTTTGGTCGGTTCTAAAATCATTCTTTTATCTCCCGGTACTGCCTCGTTAGCTTGTCATACTCTGCGTGGGTGACGATGTGTTTGACGTAAAAGCGTTGGTTTACAAAGTTGATGTAGGAAATCATCCGCAGATGGTTCCCGCCAATGTTGATTACCCACCACTTGTTCCTATATTTGAAATTATCGAGGTTAGGGAACAGTTTGCGTAATTCCGTAGGGCTTCCAAACTCATTCTCTTTAAGCAATCGATATGCTGCGATGAGAGATGCGGCATCGTTTGGATACTTTCGCGCGGCGTCTTCAAACGGATCCCTAGATATGATGTGCATGTCCGGCTCTCTGTTTACATCATGTGAACATAATAGGCGCGCAATGTTTGGTTTACAATATGTGAACTGAACATTTTTACCCAATCCTTGGTCGCTGATGAGGTCACCACTCAACTAAGATGACGCCTTGTTTCTTGTTCAGAAGAGAATGGCTTGTCTCTCAGCGCGAAAACTATATGCCGACTGTTTTTAAGATGAAATGGGCCGTAGAGCTTGTTCACCGTTTGTTTTTTTATCTGGAATCCACCTCGAATAAATGACCGATATGAACCATGCATCGTTGCAAACCCTAGACCCGTCTTGCTATCTGCGTTACCGTTCCTTATCTCCTGCCCCTATGATAATTCGAGAAAAATGCCAAATTTTCACGCTGTAGCGTTACGTCCCGTTTGTTTATTGGCTCTATTGGTCTTGGCTGGTTGCTCAACCAAAACCAGCCAAGCGCCTGCGCCGCGGCCGGCCGATGTGAAATCACAGTTGGTTAAGCTGATGCCGAGTAACGTGCGCGATCGTCAGGGCTGGGCGACGGATATCGCGGCCGCATTTACCGCACAGGATATTGCGCCAACCGCAGAAAACTTGTGTTCGGTGTTAGCCGTGACCGAGCAGGAATCGACCTTTCAAGCCGATCCACAGGTGCCGGGACTGGGGAAAATTGCATGGAAAGAGATCGACCGCCGCGCCGATCAGATGCACATTCCCAACTTTTTGGTGCACACCGCGCTGTTGATCAAATCTCCCAACGGGAAAAGCTATAGCGAACGCTTAGATAAGGTGCGCAGCGAGAAAGAGCTCAGCGCGATTTTTGATGATTTCATCGATATGGTGCCAATGGGGCAAAAACTGTTTGGCAGTTTGAATCCGGTGCGTACCGGCGGCCCGATGCAGGTCAGCATTGCGTTTGCCGAAGCGCACGCCAAAG harbors:
- the parM gene encoding plasmid segregation protein ParM domain-containing protein is translated as MTTQARMKFAIDDGSTNVKISWIENGTLKTVVSPNSFRKDWKSAALLRGQKVFNYTIGTTKYTYDATSDKALSTTHIEYQYDDLNLLAVHHALLQSGLEPCEVDVVVTLPITQFYNPDDCQRNEDKIEAKRRNLMREISLNKGELFKIVGVEVMPESLPAVLSHLLNSETSEFTRSLVVDCGGTTLDMGVIVGEFDDVSAIYGNNEIGVAMVTDAIRKALASADSDSSYLVANELIKRRHDMAFVRSVVNDETRIPDILQRIETKIRELGDQVAYEAKKFAKNPNRVYLVGGGATLVENAIREAYSTLGDRIITIDNPQSALSREICLYHSEAGADALAEPLMLEVEENE
- a CDS encoding helix-turn-helix domain-containing protein; this translates as MILEPTKALEAAKVLADAVPFLGGNTSEEAYRDALAMVDYLIEHDDESPLIDFLALKIAEYEDNNERFKAFNQAVTDMPTGVAALRVLIEQHQLSYSDLASEIGSKSLVSMILSGKRSLTIEHIKALSKRFNVRPDLFF
- a CDS encoding type II toxin-antitoxin system HigB family toxin; this encodes MHIISRDPFEDAARKYPNDAASLIAAYRLLKENEFGSPTELRKLFPNLDNFKYRNKWWVINIGGNHLRMISYINFVNQRFYVKHIVTHAEYDKLTRQYREIKE
- a CDS encoding DUF1615 domain-containing protein, translated to MPNFHAVALRPVCLLALLVLAGCSTKTSQAPAPRPADVKSQLVKLMPSNVRDRQGWATDIAAAFTAQDIAPTAENLCSVLAVTEQESTFQADPQVPGLGKIAWKEIDRRADQMHIPNFLVHTALLIKSPNGKSYSERLDKVRSEKELSAIFDDFIDMVPMGQKLFGSLNPVRTGGPMQVSIAFAEAHAKGYPYKIDGTIRREVFSRRGGVYFGTLHLLSYPANYPQPIYRFADFNAGWYASRNAAFQSAVSRVSGIKLALDGDLINYGTDKPGSTELAVRSLGKRLDMSDSSIRRALEKGDSIDFEKTSLYKQVYALAEKSSGKKLPREILPGITLESPKITRQLTTAWFAKRVDGRWQKCMAKAR